From the genome of Oncorhynchus tshawytscha isolate Ot180627B linkage group LG31, Otsh_v2.0, whole genome shotgun sequence, one region includes:
- the LOC112233332 gene encoding zinc fingers and homeoboxes protein 2 — protein sequence MSRRRKSSTPCMIRVSDMMEQDDSEEMEVSTDIVTKNGSSESIEAKVVAEADPMPRRRQHGGYECKYCTFSTQNLNDFKDHVDSSHPNVILNPLYLCAVCNFSTKKFDSLTDHNETQHPGETNFKFKRIKVNNQTLLEQTIEGKTNSVVCDAADGQGGNGFVTFPPRKPTTVKNGKPKMNIHSLYQGNDLENPLENLIPKDQITAVNINGTMIIPDPTIIQGLSYVMPLLQRPPNFSSVPTIAVPLNSTQYNTSLDNNTTLMTSFNKFPYPTHAELSWLTSASKHPEEQIKVWFTTQRLKQGITWSPEEVEEARKKMFNGSIPPMHQTFTVLPSPISQPAKATQPLIQTSFGQSSLVLTSIANGSTMTCAPVAVTVASYVQPLKRPLTTPSFAPDLKRPMAAPAEDPKEKILMAPPPVPRKEKLHMAPPPVPPELKRSVILPIIASEMKRSSAAPLMASKGKLSIAPPHVNPKNKLPMAPSLVFPEMKRPIVSPIVAPQFKSCMLPPPSLVPKYKLPITHSLLALDLKLPISPPLIAPQVRRPTIIKSARTSLKGPFQLPSFSPDSKKTKVQVTELKAGYIRGRLSEDKVLTPLGEANGVSRGDAKWVHDQGLHADNGILQLDNELASKPEQQKSVPTQFPLLERMKGKTSEQLKILEENFQRNSSPTYNDVDNLVNASRLSREEIDSWFLERRALRDNLEQALLNSMGSKRLYIDKRQQHHGPLNGVCKQGGHPRSSPLAIIATTTTCSVPLDSKSLGLLKDVFAQTQWPSPEQYNQLEDQTGLARTEIVRWFKDSRSALKSGTLEWMELFHKLNSSGKNGEGALLSTENAFSIIKRYQEVKAPKVEDIGRLAEHASLGSQEIKEWFAGKFKQNTSDDSQNGGQNGGFREDFGSWMDETKGMDALMSAKELVSDKDRVMEDASGRVTG from the coding sequence ATGTCCAGACGCAGGAAATCCTCCACCCCCTGCATGATCCGGGTAAGTGACATGATGGAGCAGGATGACTCGGAAGAAATGGAAGTGTCTACTGACATTGTGACCAAAAATGGGTCTTCAGAATCTATAGAAGCAAAAGTTGTGGCAGAAGCTGATCCTATGCCCCGGCGGAGGCAGCATGGAGGTTATGAGTGCAAATACTGTACCTTCTCCACCCAGAACCTGAATGACTTTAAAGATCACgtagactccagtcaccctaatGTTATACTCAACCCCCTCTACCTATGTGCCGTGTGCAACTTCAGCACCAAAAAGTTTGACTCTTTAACAGACCACAATGAGACCCAACACCCTGGAGAGACCAACTTCAAGTTCAAGAGGATAAAAGTGAATAACCAGACCCTCTTGGAGCAGACAATCGAAGGCAAGACCAATTCAGTTGTCTGCGATGCTGCAGACGGACAAGGTGGTAACGGCTTTGTCACTTTTCCACCGAGAAAACCAACTACGGTGAAGAACGGCAAGCCAAAAATGAACATACATTCCCTTTACCAAGGGAATGACTTGGAGAACCCGTTGGAAAACCTTATCCCAAAAGATCAAATCACAGCTGTGAACATAAATGGCACGATGATCATTCCTGATCCAACGATCATTCAAGGGCTCTCATATGTAATGCCATTGCTCCAACGACCACCCAACTTCAGTTCTGTACCAACAATTGCTGTTCCTCTGAACTCCACCCAATATAATACTTCATTGGACAATAATACAACCCTAATGACATCGTTTAACAAATTCCCTTACCCAACCCATGCTGAGCTGTCCTGGCTCACTTCTGCGTCCAAGCACCCAGAAGAGCAAATAAAGGTGTGGTTCACTACCCAACGGCTAAAGCAAGGCATCACCTGGTCACCAGAGGAAGTTGAGGAAGCCAGGAAGAAAATGTTCAATGGCTCCATCCCACCCATGCATCAGACCTTCACCGTTCTGCCTTCCCCAATCTCTCAGCCTGCCAAAGCCACCCAGCCCCTTATTCAGACTAGCTTTGGGCAGTCTAGTCTAGTACTGACAAGTATTGCTAATGGATCAACCATGACCTGTGCTCCTGTTGCAGTGACTGTAGCCAGTTATGTGCAACCTCTCAAGCGACCCCTGACAACTCCTTCATTCGCCCCAGATTTAAAGCGTCCTATGGCGGCCCCTGCAGAAGACCCAAAAGAGAAGATACTAATGGCCCCTCCTCCAGTTCCCCGAAAAGAGAAACTTCACATGGCCCCACCCCCAGTCCCACCTGAACTGAAGAGATCTGTAATACTTCCTATTATTGCCTCTGAGATGAAGAGGTCCTCGGCAGCACCTCTCATGGCATCTAAAGGAAAACTGTCCATAGCACCTCCACATGTGAACCCCAAAAACAAGCTGCCAATGGCACCTTCTCTAGTCTTCCCCGAGATGAAGAGACCTATTGTGTCCCCTATTGTCGCCCCTCAATTCAAGAGTTGCATGCTGCCTCCTCCTTCATTAGTCCCTAAATACAAGCTTCCAATCACCCACTCTCTATTGGCTTTAGACTTAAAGTTACCAATCTCACCCCCTCTCATTGCCCCTCAAGTGAGGAGGCCAACCATAATCAAGTCAGCACGGACTTCCCTCAAGGGCCCGTTCCAGCTCCCTAGCTTTTCCCCAGACAGCAAGAAAACAAAAGTGCAAGTAACAGAGCTGAAAGCCGGATATATCAGAGGACGTCTCTCAGAAGACAAAGTGCTCACCCCTCTTGGGGAAGCCAATGGTGTCTCTCGAGGGGATGCAAAGTGGGTTCATGACCAAGGGCTTCATGCAGACAATGGCATTCTACAGTTGGACAATGAGCTAGCATCGAAGCCAGAGCAGCAAAAATCAGTCCCCACTCAATTTCCACTCttggagagaatgaaaggaaagACCTCTGAGCAGCTGAAGATTCTAGAAGAGAACTTCCAGAGAAACAGCTCTCCAACATACAATGACGTTGACAATCTGGTAAATGCATCCCGACTGTCACGGGAGGAAATTGACAGCTGGTTTTTAGAGCGCCGGGCGCTGCGTGACAACCTTGAACAAGCCCTTCTAAACTCCATGGGCTcaaagagactgtacattgataAGCGGCAGCAACATCATGGACCGCTGAATGGTGTGTGTAAACAAGGTGGCCATCCAAGAAGCTCACCCCTTGCCATCATTGCCACAACCACCACTTGTTCAGTGCCTCTAGACAGCAAATCCTTGGGGCTTCTCAAGGATGTTTTTGCACAAACTCAGTGGCCTTCCCCTGAACAATACAATCAGCTTGAGGACCAGACAGGCCTGGCTCGCACAGAAATCGTCCGCTGGTTCAAGGACAGCAGGTCAGCCCTGAAGAGTGGGACCTTGGAGTGGATGGAGCTTTTCCATAAACTGAACAGCAGTGGGAAAAATGGCGAGGGGGCGCTACTGAGCACAGAGAATGCTTTCAGCATAATCAAACGCTACCAGGAAGTAAAGGCACCCAAGGTGGAGGATATTGGGAGGCTAGCAGAGCATGCCAGTCTTGGCAGCCAAGAGATTAAAGAATGGTTTGCTGGAAAATTTAAACAAAACACATCTGATGACAGCCAGAATGGTGGCCAAAATGGAGGCTTTCGAGAGGATTTCGGGAGCTGGATGGATGAAACCAAGGGGATGGATGCACTCATGAGTGCTAAGGAACTGGTCTCGGACAAAGACAGGGTGATGGAGGATGCTTCTGGAAGGGTGACTGGATAA